A stretch of the Cucurbita pepo subsp. pepo cultivar mu-cu-16 chromosome LG16, ASM280686v2, whole genome shotgun sequence genome encodes the following:
- the LOC111777053 gene encoding uncharacterized protein LOC111777053 produces the protein MDSFKGLGIVLSFVFGFLLFALFAELFYFLWWKKRRFTSEDEDKFTKYVKKFFRHICLNWKRNSSSSSSFSSPLQFNDSRGNQLNSELRNQESEIENGCNKDLLLLKSGGGDGAAGALDPARLYNLLGPPSFLCSIKEETKEDLESEDRSRKGSRARSLSDMSHFVSPLPSPPLKAPCPLNPFSSFKHPEFNINTVTLFESSAELDLNMGLPSSPSKFRFLREAEEKLYRRLTEEALHKACKNGGSAQDSETKAISNPKMIVVDDNDNDNNRFWCTNEKKPQYHHMSQCSSSSSQVLPLASSPSGHRFDNVSLHRS, from the coding sequence ATGGATTCATTCAAAGGATTGGGAATTGTGTTGagctttgtttttggattcCTTCTGTTTGCTCTCTTTGCAGagcttttctattttctttggtggaagaaaagaagattcACTTCAGAAGATGAAGATAAATTCACCAAATATGTAAAGAAATTCTTTCGCcatatttgtttgaattggaaaaggaattcttcttcttcttcttctttttcttctcctctgcAATTCAACGATTCCAGAGGAAATCAATTGAATTCAGAGCTGAGAAATCAAGAATCtgagattgaaaatggctgCAACAAggatttgttgttgttgaagtCAGGTGGAGGAGATGGGGCGGCGGGGGCGTTAGATCCGGCGAGGCTGTATAATCTTTTAGGGCCACCGAGCTTTCTTTGTTCCATTAAAGAGGAAACCAAAGAAGATTTAGAGTCTGAAGATAGAAGTAGGAAGGGATCGAGAGCAAGAAGCTTAAGTGATATGTCTCATTTTGTGTCCCCTTTGCCTTCTCCTCCATTGAAAGCACCATGTCCATTAAACCCTTTCAGTTCTTTCAAACACCCTGAATTCAATATAAACACTGTGACTCTCTTTGAATCATCAGCAGAATTAGATTTGAACATGGGTTTACCTTCATCTCCTTCAAAATTTAGGTTCCTAAGGGAGGCAGAAGAGAAACTGTACAGAAGATTAACTGAAGAAGCTCTGCATAAGGCCTGTAAAAATGGTGGGTCAGCTCAGGATTCTGAAACTAAAGCCATTTCCAATCCCAAAATGATAGTTGTAGACGACAACGATAACGACAACAACCGGTTTTGGTGTACAAATGAGAAAAAGCCTCAATATCATCACATGTCACAGTGTTCTTCAAGTTCTTCACAGGTTCTTCCTCTAGCTTCTTCTCCTTCAGGGCATAGATTTGATAATGTTTCATTACATAGGTCTTAA